Within Bradymonas sediminis, the genomic segment GCGCGTCAACGAGTCGCCGGAGAATAGCGGGATGGGCGTGGCATTTACGCGCCTGGACGCGCGCAGCAAAGAACTCATCGACGAGATCTGCCTGCGCGCCGGCGTTGCGTTTTAAACGCGCTCAATACCCCCCATTTTTTAACCAACTTTTAACCGCGGTATAGGCCTGGGAGATCTCCTGGCTAAGCTCGGTCGCCAGCGCCTCCATCTCGGGGTCGTTCGTATAGCGATCGGGATGATAGCGGCGCATCAACTTCAAATAAGAGGCCTTCACGGTGTCGATATCCGAGCCGTAGGGGACCTCCAAATTCGCGTAATAGTCGCGAATTCCCTTCTTCCCCCCGCGCGGCGGCAC encodes:
- a CDS encoding J domain-containing protein, with translation MSQFKDRIFRSVRANLNDVLDRIREFESQGGFETLFDEERSRLGDGHTGGTDPVPPRGGKKGIRDYYANLEVPYGSDIDTVKASYLKLMRRYHPDRYTNDPEMEALATELSQEISQAYTAVKSWLKNGGY